A section of the Deltaproteobacteria bacterium genome encodes:
- a CDS encoding NADH-quinone oxidoreductase subunit C codes for MHLLHNSLSFDFLRALSGIDYLQQDEIEVVAHLFSYSQRAQVVIKTRIERAAPQLASVQDIWPAANWHEREIFDLLGVNFTDHPDLRRILLPDDWQGFPLRKDYQEPEFYQGIPTRRHKPELSTNNLTESK; via the coding sequence ATGCATTTGTTGCATAACTCACTATCGTTTGATTTTTTACGCGCTCTATCTGGTATTGACTACTTACAACAAGATGAGATTGAAGTTGTAGCCCATTTGTTTTCTTATTCGCAACGTGCTCAAGTGGTCATTAAAACTCGCATTGAACGAGCTGCACCTCAATTAGCTAGCGTGCAAGATATTTGGCCCGCAGCCAATTGGCATGAGCGTGAAATATTTGATTTGTTAGGTGTAAATTTTACTGATCATCCAGATCTACGTCGTATTTTACTTCCTGATGATTGGCAGGGTTTCCCATTGCGTAAAGATTATCAAGAGCCCGAATTTTATCAAGGCATTCCTACGCGCAGACACAAGCCCGAGTTATCCACCAATAACCTAACGGAGAGCAAGTAA
- the ndhC gene encoding NADH-quinone oxidoreductase subunit A, translating into MSFDLAVIFGFLLVSAALLFVLLSLGRMFRARKPDAQKLSTYECGERPFGSAWFNFNNRFYVIALVFVAFDVQLALSVPIIVIFRRFLGSNNAGATAIALFSYLGFMILTLAYVWRHGDLSWVREIKEHLFTNTASYKTDETESEVSGANTTNAIATDPKAERL; encoded by the coding sequence ATGTCGTTTGACCTTGCGGTTATATTTGGTTTTCTTCTGGTAAGCGCGGCGTTGCTTTTTGTGCTTCTATCTTTAGGTAGAATGTTTAGAGCCAGAAAGCCAGATGCGCAAAAGCTTTCTACTTACGAATGCGGAGAGAGACCTTTTGGTTCAGCTTGGTTTAATTTTAATAATCGTTTTTATGTAATTGCTTTAGTTTTTGTTGCTTTTGATGTGCAATTAGCTCTTTCCGTGCCAATTATTGTGATTTTTCGTCGTTTTTTAGGTAGCAATAATGCCGGTGCCACAGCAATAGCCTTATTTAGCTATCTTGGTTTTATGATCCTTACATTAGCATATGTTTGGCGACATGGTGATCTAAGCTGGGTACGTGAGATTAAAGAGCATCTTTTTACCAATACTGCTTCTTATAAAACTGATGAAACCGAGTCAGAGGTCAGCGGTGCTAATACTACTAACGCGATAGCCACTGACCCTAAAGCAGAAAGGCTATGA
- a CDS encoding NADH-quinone oxidoreductase subunit D, whose amino-acid sequence MVATVAREELLLNMGPHHPSTHGVLRFILHTDGEIMRKAVPDVGYLHRGIEKIAEQHPYANFLPFGDRVNYLEAIFVGQAYAMAVERLAGIVVPPRAEYLRIIAAELNRIISHFITLGSVTMDIGAYTPFLYLLRERERGNDLMEALCGQRLTYNYIRIGGVAYDAEEQWLKDVDAYVAHLEPVMKEFDSLISGNEIFVKRLANIATINANDAKAWGLVGPNLRASGVDWDLRRDQPYSAYNDINFEVPIGTGFRGVVGDCYDRFYMRVLEIKQSIKIVRQAIAKLPTGEIRAKVSRLLKIPAGETYSAVEGARGEFGVYLVADGSDKPYRLKMRSGSFAALSIIEHVSRGLMIADLVAVIATLDVLAPEMDR is encoded by the coding sequence ATGGTGGCTACTGTTGCGCGCGAAGAATTATTATTAAATATGGGGCCACATCACCCTTCAACGCATGGGGTGTTACGTTTTATTTTGCATACCGACGGCGAGATCATGCGTAAGGCGGTACCTGATGTTGGATATTTGCATCGGGGTATTGAAAAAATTGCCGAACAACATCCATATGCAAACTTTTTACCGTTTGGTGATCGAGTTAATTATCTTGAAGCGATTTTTGTAGGTCAAGCCTATGCTATGGCGGTCGAGCGTTTAGCCGGTATTGTGGTACCGCCACGGGCTGAATATTTACGCATTATTGCTGCTGAACTCAATCGGATAATCTCGCATTTTATTACACTCGGTTCAGTAACCATGGACATCGGGGCTTATACGCCCTTTCTTTACCTATTACGTGAACGCGAGCGTGGCAATGATTTAATGGAGGCGCTTTGCGGCCAACGTCTTACTTATAATTATATACGCATTGGTGGTGTCGCTTACGACGCTGAAGAACAATGGTTAAAAGACGTTGATGCTTATGTTGCTCATCTCGAACCAGTAATGAAAGAATTTGATTCACTTATTTCAGGTAACGAGATTTTTGTTAAACGCCTAGCTAATATAGCCACTATTAATGCAAACGATGCTAAAGCTTGGGGTTTAGTTGGGCCTAATTTAAGAGCAAGCGGTGTTGATTGGGATTTAAGGCGAGACCAACCATATAGTGCTTATAATGACATAAATTTTGAAGTGCCGATTGGTACTGGCTTCCGTGGTGTGGTTGGTGATTGCTATGACCGTTTTTACATGCGCGTATTAGAAATTAAGCAAAGTATCAAAATAGTTCGTCAAGCAATTGCCAAACTACCAACTGGGGAAATTCGTGCTAAGGTTTCACGACTATTAAAGATTCCGGCGGGTGAAACATACAGCGCCGTTGAAGGTGCACGTGGTGAGTTCGGTGTATATTTAGTAGCCGATGGTAGTGATAAACCGTATCGCCTTAAAATGCGCTCGGGTTCTTTTGCCGCACTAAGCATCATTGAACATGTTTCGCGAGGTCTTATGATCGCTGATTTAGTTGCGGTGATAGCAACTCTTGATGTTCTCGCGCCAGAGATGGATCGCTAA
- a CDS encoding NADH-quinone oxidoreductase subunit J has translation MNDITIPDLIFYGVALATVATAAYAVFSHNIVRAVFALLGTFFGVAIIYGMLAADFVAVMQLLVYVGGILVLMLFAVMLTSNIETVNRSNRSGSWPIGLLMGGALLVLLVSIAVLTPWRQSSSLTTPEPTTASLGEMLSGNLMLPFIVVGLILLGVVIGGVTLARRHHHIDNKAK, from the coding sequence ATGAATGATATAACCATACCCGATTTAATTTTTTATGGTGTTGCTTTAGCGACGGTTGCTACAGCTGCGTATGCGGTTTTTTCTCATAACATTGTGCGTGCGGTTTTTGCTTTGTTGGGTACCTTTTTTGGCGTGGCGATAATCTATGGCATGTTAGCCGCTGATTTTGTCGCGGTTATGCAGCTTTTAGTCTATGTTGGTGGCATTCTCGTGCTTATGCTTTTTGCGGTTATGCTTACTTCTAATATCGAAACTGTAAACCGAAGCAATCGTAGTGGTTCATGGCCTATTGGTCTTTTAATGGGCGGGGCTCTGCTGGTTTTATTGGTATCAATTGCAGTTTTAACTCCTTGGCGGCAAAGCTCTTCTTTAACTACACCAGAGCCGACTACTGCTAGTTTGGGTGAGATGTTATCAGGTAACTTAATGCTACCTTTTATAGTGGTGGGCTTAATTTTACTTGGGGTGGTTATTGGCGGGGTAACATTGGCTCGTCGTCATCATCACATAGATAACAAGGCGAAGTAA
- the nuoH gene encoding NADH-quinone oxidoreductase subunit NuoH, whose translation MQALTQYIVSTFGFSSLMADVTAAVMIIIVAALVAIIALTIAGVLTWAERRVAGRTQSRIGPNRVGPIGFLQWMADGVKLITKEDIIPAAADRPLFRLAPYLVVVGVFSAFATIPFGQLLIATDFNVGILYLVAITSLVVVGVLMAGWSSNNKWALLGGIRSAAQVASYEVPSVLSMMSIALLAGSLSLQSIISQQGGWPWQWYIFYNPFTFVCFFLFFTAAVAEGNRTPFDLPEAESELVAGYNVEYSGMRFGGFFLGEFANVYLMSAIATALFFGGWQIPGVKANAQANSILLQGFGAIIFAAKASFGAFVVLWLRWTLPRLRVDQLMSLCYRYLLPLSFTMLAANALYIWLVPEASLAHDIVRIATTVMGFAFVGLFIKRMFYHIRSVGDSISIDLARGQVGVFDPELQVRHYGAFRKKEESK comes from the coding sequence ATGCAAGCATTAACACAATATATTGTGTCAACTTTTGGTTTCAGTAGCTTAATGGCAGATGTAACTGCAGCGGTAATGATTATTATTGTTGCGGCCTTAGTTGCAATTATCGCCTTAACAATAGCTGGTGTATTAACTTGGGCAGAGCGCCGCGTAGCTGGACGTACGCAAAGTCGTATTGGGCCAAATCGAGTTGGCCCCATTGGTTTTTTGCAATGGATGGCAGATGGCGTAAAGCTTATTACTAAAGAAGACATCATCCCTGCTGCAGCTGATCGACCTTTATTTCGTTTAGCTCCGTATTTGGTAGTAGTTGGTGTGTTTAGTGCTTTTGCAACTATTCCATTCGGTCAGCTCTTAATCGCTACTGATTTTAATGTTGGTATTTTGTATTTGGTTGCAATTACTTCACTCGTCGTCGTTGGAGTTTTGATGGCGGGTTGGTCATCGAATAATAAATGGGCATTGTTAGGTGGTATACGCTCAGCCGCGCAAGTAGCCTCATATGAAGTTCCTTCAGTTTTATCTATGATGTCTATTGCGCTATTGGCGGGTTCTTTGTCGCTACAAAGCATTATTTCACAACAAGGTGGTTGGCCTTGGCAATGGTATATTTTTTATAATCCATTTACTTTTGTTTGTTTCTTTTTATTTTTCACCGCTGCCGTTGCCGAAGGTAATCGTACACCATTTGACTTGCCTGAAGCCGAAAGCGAATTAGTTGCAGGTTATAACGTTGAATATTCTGGTATGCGCTTTGGTGGATTTTTCTTAGGTGAATTCGCTAATGTTTATTTAATGAGCGCGATTGCTACTGCCTTGTTTTTCGGGGGTTGGCAAATACCTGGTGTTAAAGCCAATGCTCAAGCTAACTCGATATTGCTGCAAGGTTTTGGTGCGATAATTTTTGCTGCGAAAGCGAGCTTTGGCGCGTTTGTTGTTTTATGGCTACGTTGGACATTGCCACGTTTACGTGTCGATCAACTAATGAGCTTATGCTATCGCTACCTTTTACCTTTATCTTTCACGATGCTTGCGGCAAACGCCTTGTATATTTGGTTAGTACCAGAGGCTTCGCTTGCCCATGATATAGTGCGTATAGCAACAACAGTGATGGGTTTTGCTTTTGTTGGGCTTTTTATTAAGCGCATGTTTTATCATATACGCAGTGTAGGTGACTCTATTTCAATTGATCTTGCTCGTGGCCAAGTAGGTGTTTTTGATCCCGAGCTGCAAGTTCGCCACTACGGTGCCTTTCGCAAAAAAGAGGAGTCAAAATAA
- a CDS encoding NADH-quinone oxidoreductase subunit B yields MTVTPHIERSPDGAFAVGVLDDLINLARKNSEWYLLFATACCGIELMQTGGPRTDADRFGFIFRPTPRQADTIILAGTLTYKMASRVRLLYEQMAEPKYVIAMGSCANTGGPFYDSYSVVKGGDLILPVDVYIPGCPPRPEALIEGLLLVQDKMAKEPWMRKASGRLPERHDPWPISKRNSGDTNAAANETMAATNINNSIHLNKG; encoded by the coding sequence ATGACGGTGACGCCCCATATCGAAAGAAGCCCAGATGGTGCCTTTGCCGTTGGTGTGTTAGATGACCTGATTAATCTCGCACGTAAAAATAGTGAATGGTATCTACTTTTTGCCACTGCTTGCTGTGGTATTGAATTAATGCAAACCGGTGGTCCACGAACTGATGCTGACCGTTTCGGCTTTATTTTTAGGCCAACACCCAGGCAAGCAGATACCATCATTCTTGCTGGTACTTTAACTTATAAAATGGCTAGCCGCGTACGTTTGCTATATGAACAAATGGCAGAACCTAAATATGTAATTGCTATGGGTTCATGTGCTAATACTGGCGGACCTTTTTACGATAGTTATTCAGTAGTTAAGGGTGGGGATTTAATTTTACCGGTTGATGTTTATATCCCTGGTTGTCCCCCACGGCCTGAAGCGCTTATTGAAGGGCTTTTACTCGTACAAGATAAAATGGCTAAAGAACCATGGATGCGTAAAGCAAGCGGTCGTTTACCTGAACGTCACGACCCGTGGCCAATAAGTAAACGTAATTCTGGTGATACAAATGCAGCAGCTAATGAAACTATGGCTGCTACTAATATTAATAATTCTATTCATCTTAATAAGGGGTGA
- the nuoL gene encoding NADH-quinone oxidoreductase subunit L, producing MAVTVVDSKYLAFIPLLPLIGAAINGLFGMRLQRAFGKGAIATISIALPWAAFVVAVLAALQLNNAPTGSVLVHKVTDWIVIGSYLKVDLAFSLDALSAVMVLAVSLIGSLIHLYAKGYMADDQAFWRFFTYLNLFLFAMLVLVLADNILLMFVGWEGVGLCSYLLIGFWYEDVNNAKAGMKAFIVNRIGDFGFIIGFFILFWGIGGVFGNSGYQIGSGYTVTFRELSSLIAANADKTLWGLDIFTWVGIFFFIGATGKSAQIPLYVWLPDAMAGPTPVSALIHAATMVTAGVYMIARMNFMYVHSPLAMTIVAVVGAVTALFAATIGVTQYDIKKVLAYSTVSQLGYMFIGVGVGAFWAGTYHLLTHAFFKACLFLGAGSVILAMHHEQDMRKMGGLGKVMPITRWTYWLACVAISGFPIAAGFYSKDEILWRAFNSNSLLVPGFVPWLLGFIAAGLTSFYMWRSYFMTFTGPVAKVEAHGHGHNGDATHSSHESHSNSTPREQPKVITSVLIVLALGAVLTSFIGLPILWTGKAPWLEHWLEPVFEHAAKLPERLEGHAAHSAELVLMLSSIAVATVGLVLAWWMYRGRQSQVPACILARFPGLNRLVYNKYYVDEFYQATYVRSFMFTSRLFSWWDKNIIDGVVNLTGKITRIFAVIDGLIDAYIVDGIVNLVGMTIRSFGNQVRKIQTGRLSQYLMGIAIGAVFLIVLTRFLIDVYG from the coding sequence ATGGCTGTGACCGTCGTCGACAGTAAATATCTCGCATTTATTCCGTTATTGCCCTTAATTGGTGCAGCAATAAACGGCCTATTTGGTATGCGTTTGCAGCGTGCTTTTGGCAAAGGTGCTATCGCAACTATTAGTATTGCTCTGCCTTGGGCGGCGTTTGTTGTGGCTGTATTAGCTGCATTGCAACTTAATAATGCGCCTACTGGCAGCGTGTTAGTTCATAAAGTTACCGATTGGATAGTTATCGGTTCATATTTAAAAGTTGATCTGGCTTTTTCCCTAGATGCTTTATCAGCAGTAATGGTGCTAGCGGTATCGCTAATTGGTTCACTTATTCATCTATACGCTAAAGGCTATATGGCTGATGACCAAGCTTTTTGGCGCTTTTTTACTTATCTCAATCTGTTTTTGTTTGCGATGCTGGTATTGGTGTTGGCCGATAATATTTTATTAATGTTTGTCGGTTGGGAAGGGGTGGGGCTTTGTTCTTATCTGTTAATTGGTTTTTGGTATGAAGACGTCAATAACGCCAAAGCTGGTATGAAAGCATTTATTGTTAATCGCATTGGAGATTTTGGTTTTATAATTGGCTTTTTTATTCTTTTTTGGGGAATTGGTGGCGTATTTGGTAACTCTGGCTATCAAATTGGCAGTGGCTATACTGTAACTTTTCGCGAGCTATCATCATTGATCGCCGCCAATGCCGATAAAACCCTCTGGGGCCTAGATATTTTTACTTGGGTAGGTATTTTCTTTTTCATTGGTGCCACCGGTAAAAGTGCACAAATTCCATTGTATGTATGGTTGCCAGATGCAATGGCTGGCCCTACACCAGTTTCAGCGCTTATTCATGCTGCGACTATGGTGACCGCTGGTGTTTATATGATTGCACGTATGAATTTTATGTATGTGCATAGCCCGTTAGCAATGACCATTGTTGCAGTTGTTGGTGCGGTCACCGCACTTTTTGCTGCCACTATAGGTGTTACTCAATACGACATAAAAAAGGTACTCGCTTACTCAACCGTATCACAGCTAGGCTATATGTTTATTGGTGTTGGCGTTGGTGCTTTTTGGGCGGGCACTTATCATTTATTAACTCACGCATTTTTTAAAGCATGCTTGTTTTTAGGTGCAGGTTCAGTAATTTTGGCCATGCATCATGAACAAGATATGCGTAAAATGGGCGGGCTCGGTAAGGTTATGCCAATAACCAGGTGGACTTACTGGCTGGCTTGTGTAGCGATTTCGGGATTTCCTATTGCCGCTGGTTTCTATTCAAAAGACGAAATCCTTTGGCGTGCTTTTAACTCTAATAGTTTATTAGTGCCTGGGTTCGTGCCGTGGCTCTTAGGCTTCATTGCCGCAGGGCTTACCTCGTTTTATATGTGGCGTTCGTATTTTATGACTTTCACCGGCCCGGTTGCCAAAGTAGAAGCGCATGGTCATGGTCATAATGGTGATGCAACTCACTCTAGTCATGAAAGCCATAGCAACAGCACTCCTCGCGAACAACCTAAAGTTATAACTAGTGTATTAATCGTACTTGCTCTTGGCGCGGTATTAACCTCATTTATTGGTTTGCCTATACTATGGACGGGCAAGGCACCTTGGCTAGAGCATTGGTTAGAACCGGTATTTGAACATGCTGCAAAGTTGCCTGAGCGTCTTGAAGGTCATGCAGCTCATAGTGCAGAACTTGTTTTGATGCTTAGTTCGATTGCAGTTGCCACTGTAGGTTTAGTCTTAGCCTGGTGGATGTATCGAGGTCGCCAAAGTCAAGTACCTGCCTGTATACTGGCAAGATTTCCAGGGTTAAATCGCTTAGTTTACAACAAGTATTACGTTGATGAGTTTTATCAAGCTACCTATGTAAGAAGCTTTATGTTTACTTCGCGTCTTTTTTCCTGGTGGGACAAAAATATTATTGATGGTGTTGTTAACCTCACTGGCAAAATAACTCGCATATTTGCCGTTATCGATGGTCTTATCGATGCATATATAGTCGATGGTATTGTCAATTTAGTTGGTATGACTATTCGCAGCTTTGGTAATCAAGTGCGCAAAATACAAACTGGTCGATTGTCTCAGTATTTAATGGGCATAGCGATTGGTGCAGTTTTTCTTATAGTGTTAACTCGTTTTCTTATAGACGTTTATGGCTAA
- the nuoK gene encoding NADH-quinone oxidoreductase subunit NuoK, translating to MQVGLQHFLVLAAILFVLGLITVVTRRNAVAVLIGIELLLNAAGINMMAFARYSNQIIIGAAFVLFIIVLAAAEAVVGLALILAVHRRWRSVDLERVETLKG from the coding sequence ATGCAAGTTGGGCTACAACATTTTCTCGTGCTGGCAGCGATACTTTTTGTGCTGGGCTTAATTACTGTGGTTACCCGTCGTAATGCAGTAGCGGTGTTGATTGGTATTGAGCTTTTATTAAACGCTGCTGGTATCAACATGATGGCATTTGCCCGCTATAGCAATCAAATTATTATTGGTGCAGCTTTTGTCCTTTTTATTATTGTATTAGCAGCTGCTGAGGCAGTTGTTGGTTTGGCACTTATTTTAGCGGTGCATCGCCGCTGGCGTAGCGTTGATCTCGAGCGCGTTGAAACTCTCAAGGGGTAA
- a CDS encoding NADH-quinone oxidoreductase subunit I — MGAIREYFAAIGRTVKSLSDGLAVTGSYLLRKPVTLQYPDRTVKPIVAMLPERSRGLLEVDLEFCTGCGLCERTCPLKCIKIEVSKGKDRQINKFDIDFGLCMHCGFCEECCPTGAIHHTREFEGGTYNIDNLLLHFVEQSVPVAKMVKKEDANVKRPPSGSVLRRLMPNAKGQRSAKQIAASQTIMVQRQAVNTASTENNASNVLNSGADAGDDRGKA, encoded by the coding sequence GTGGGCGCTATTCGCGAATATTTTGCTGCTATCGGTCGCACAGTAAAAAGTCTTAGTGACGGTCTTGCGGTTACGGGCTCATATCTGTTGCGCAAACCAGTTACGCTGCAATATCCTGATCGCACAGTCAAACCAATTGTGGCAATGCTACCAGAACGCTCACGTGGTTTGCTTGAAGTAGATCTTGAATTTTGTACTGGTTGCGGTCTTTGTGAGCGTACTTGTCCGCTTAAATGCATAAAAATAGAGGTAAGCAAAGGCAAAGATCGGCAAATTAATAAGTTTGATATCGATTTTGGTCTCTGTATGCATTGTGGTTTTTGCGAAGAATGTTGCCCGACTGGGGCTATACATCATACGCGAGAATTTGAAGGCGGTACTTATAATATAGATAACTTACTTTTACACTTCGTTGAACAATCAGTGCCAGTCGCTAAGATGGTAAAAAAAGAAGATGCGAATGTAAAACGTCCCCCTTCTGGTTCAGTACTGCGAAGGCTAATGCCCAATGCCAAAGGACAGCGCAGCGCTAAGCAGATTGCAGCGTCCCAAACAATTATGGTGCAGCGACAAGCTGTAAATACAGCGTCCACTGAAAATAACGCTTCTAATGTTTTGAACTCTGGTGCCGATGCTGGCGATGATCGAGGCAAGGCATGA